A single Chloroflexota bacterium DNA region contains:
- the rpsO gene encoding 30S ribosomal protein S15, translating to MALKKAEKTAIMEKFHTHDKDTGSPEVQIALLTTRINQLVEHLKGHKQDNHSRRGLLKMVGERRRHLSYLSKKDATRYKEIVGRLGLRK from the coding sequence ATGGCGCTCAAGAAGGCAGAAAAGACTGCCATAATGGAAAAATTCCACACGCACGACAAGGACACCGGATCACCTGAAGTGCAAATCGCGTTGTTGACCACGCGCATCAACCAGCTTGTCGAGCACCTCAAAGGACACAAACAAGATAATCACTCTCGTCGGGGTCTTTTGAAAATGGTCGGTGAACGCCGACGCCACCTGAGCTACCTCAGCAAAAAAGACGCAACTCGCTACAAGGAAATTGTCGGTCGGCTAGGGTTGCGCAAATAA